A single window of Leopardus geoffroyi isolate Oge1 chromosome D4, O.geoffroyi_Oge1_pat1.0, whole genome shotgun sequence DNA harbors:
- the GAS1 gene encoding growth arrest-specific protein 1, translating to MVAGLLGGGGGARAGTVPGAWLCLMALLQLLGSAPRGSGLAHGRRLICWQALLQCQGEPECSYAYNQYAEACAPVLAQRGGGDAPGAAAAAAAFPASAASFSSRWRCPSHCISALIQLNHTRRGPALEDCDCAQDENCKSTKRAIEPCLPRTSSGGAGGPGAGGVMGCTEARRRCDRDSRCNLALSRYLTYCGKLFNGLRCTDECRTVIEDMLAVPKAALLNDCVCDGLERPICESVKENMARLCFGAELGNGPGSSGSDGGLDDYYDEDYDDEQRAGGAGGEQPLDDDDGVPHPARPGGGAAATGGRGDLPYGPGRRSSGGGRSAPGGAWTPLASILLPLLPLLF from the coding sequence ATGGTGGCAGGGCTgctgggcggcggcggcggggcccgcGCGGGGACCGTGCCGGGCGCCTGGCTGTGCCTGATGGCGCTGCTGCAGCTGCTGGGCTCGGCGCCGCGGGGCTCGGGGCTGGCGCACGGCCGCCGCCTCATCTGCTGGCAGGCGCTGCTGCAGTGCCAGGGGGAGCCGGAGTGCAGCTACGCCTACAACCAGTACGCCGAGGCGTGCGCGCCCGTACTGGCGCAGCGCGGCGGGGGCGACGCGccgggggccgccgccgccgccgccgccttccCGGCCTCGGCCGCCTCGTTCTCGTCGCGCTGGCGCTGCCCGAGCCACTGCATCTCGGCGCTCATTCAGCTCAACCACACGCGCCGCGGGCCCGCCCTGGAAGACTGTGACTGCGCGCAGGACGAGAACTGCAAGTCCACCAAGCGCGCCATTGAGCCGTGCCTGCCCCGGACGAGcagcggcggcgcgggcggcccGGGCGCGGGCGGGGTCATGGGCTGCACGGAGGCCCGGCGGCGCTGCGACCGCGACAGCCGCTGCAACCTGGCCCTCAGCCGCTACCTGACCTACTGCGGCAAGCTCTTCAACGGGCTGCGCTGCACCGACGAGTGCCGCACGGTCATCGAGGACATGCTGGCCGTGCCCAAGGCGGCGCTGCTCAACGACTGCGTGTGCGACGGCCTGGAACGGCCCATCTGTGAGTCGGTCAAGGAGAACATGGCCCGCCTGTGCTTCGGTGCCGAGCTGGGTAACGGCCCGGGCAGCAGCGGCTCGGACGGGGGCCTGGACGACTACTACGACGAGGACTACGACGACGAGCAGCGCGCCGGGGGCGCGGGCGGCGAGCAGCCGCTGGACGATGACGACGGCGTCCCGCACCCGGCGCGCCCGGGCGGCGGCGCTGCAGCCACGGGCGGCCGCGGGGACCTGCCCTACGGGCCGGGGCGCAGGAGCAGCGGCGGCGGTCGCTCGGCGCCCGGAGGCGCTTGGACCCCGCTCGCCTCCATCTTGCtgccgctgctgccgctgctcTTTTAG